The Rhodopirellula halodulae genome includes the window TCCGAATTCTAACCGCCAGTCGCGATCGTTCGGTGCGAGTTTGGGATCCTGCGATCGCCGAAGGCTCGTCAGAGAACAAGTCTCGCGGACGTGTGCTGCTGGAGTTGCGGGATGAGGGAGGCCCATTGTCCGCGATGGATCTGACATCCGACGGGGATCTGTTGGTGACCGCTTCGGAAGATGGTTCGGTTCGGTTATGGCCCGCGACGTCCGCCGATTCGCCCAACTGAATTCGCGATCGGGTCGCGATTCCTGCGGGAGTCAACTTTGATTGAGTCGAAAGTTGCTGGCGAACCATCGGGTGACGCGCTTCCAAACCGACATTGGCGTGCCATCAATGGTCGCTTTGACGGATGCGTTCATGGGAGGTTGCACATCCATCAGCGCATTGTCGGAGTTGAGTTGCAAGGTAACCAGATAGTTCCCTGACTCTTGATCCGGTTGGCTGGCCACGTTTGAAACGCTGGCCTGGGCGGTTCTTCCTGTGAATATTTGGAATCGGGCAGTTTGCCCGACGCGGACTTGGCCGATGTCGGTGGCGGGAACCTGCATTTCGACGCGGTGACCTTTGTCACCGACAATGCGGCACAGTGAAGTGCCGGTTGGCATCCAGGCTCCGCGGTTGATCGGATCAGTTGGGTGTCCCGACCAACTGATTTGAGAGAAGGTTCGCTCGTTCAGTGTTGTGTGGCGAAGCGGAGAAGTCACCAGACGCCCGGCATGAGGGGCGACCAACTGACGTCGCTCGTTTTCTGTTCGAAGCGTCGCCAGTTGCTGCTGTTTGGATCGCAACGCGGTTTCCAGTGTCGGCAGCGTGAGCGTCGATGTGGGAACCTCAGTTTGGACCACTCGGTGAATGCGTTGGCCTTGAAGTGTGGCTCGAAGCTCAGCGATTTCTCCTTCCAATTGCAGCTCTTTGAGTGAAGCTTTCCAGTTGGTCAGTTCCGCGATCAATTCATCTTTCGCGATTTTCGTTTCGGCGGAACGGACGTGATTCAGTTGTCCTTCGGAAGTAACGATAATTTCGGTCTGCTGAATGGGCTGCAGCGATGCGGTGCCGCGGATGGAATTTGGAAGGGGGACAAAACCCAACGCTGCCGCCGCCAGACAAAAACTGGAGATCATCAACGCCGGACGCCACTTCGGCGTTTTGGATTGGCTATTGATGGGCGCCTGCAACACGGCCGACAACCATCGCCGGCCGATGAATGCGCAGATCGCAAAAATACTGGTGATTGCCAGTAGCTTGGCACCGATCGAACCCAATTGTCCCAGCAAGAACCAAGCGAGACCACCAAAGACGACCAGCCGATAGAGGCCGCTGAGAAGAGCATAGCCAACCATTCCAAGCGATCTGGAATCGTTGAGTTCCAACGCCGGGATTTGCTCGTCATCTTGTTGCAACGCCTTGATTCCCCAGATCAGGCTTCGCAATCGTCGCTGCAGCCCGGCTCGGGAACGCGATGCCAAGTTCGGCACACCGATCGCATCCGACAGCAAGTAATAGCCGTCATAGCGCATCAGCGGATTGCCATTAAGGATCAACGTGTTGACGGAGGTGATGACGATCAACAAACAAAGAATGTCTCTCGGGAATCCCGGCATGGCCAACGACCAAGCCAGCAACGCCACGGTGCTGATACCGATCTCTGCTAGTATTCCGGCTCCCGAAACCAACATGCGTTTCCACGGTTGCCGAAACAGCCAAGCGTCGGACACGTCGCAATACAAACAAGGGATTCCGAATAGCAGCATGATTCCCATTTCGTTGCAGCGACCGCCGAAGGCTTTGCACGCGAACGCATGAGCCAATTCGTGAAAGACTTTCGCTGTCGAAACCAGGACCACGAAGCCGAGCCAATGCCAACTGGTCGAAAAGTCGAGGACGGTTTGCTGCATTCCCATCCACAACCGTTCCCAGTGCGTCACCAGGACGACGCCGGACAACGATAGCCATCCGACAGCGATTGCAACCAACAGACGACGGTAGGGTCTCACGAAGGGCGTGAGGCGATGCACCACCCAAGTCAGCCACGGATCAGGATCAATCAAAGGAATTCGGATCGCGAATGGGTTGCCCAGTCTGCGGCCCCAGCGACGCGCGGATTGCCAGCCTGATGTTTGTTGTGCCTCGGCTTGCCGGCTCGCCGCATCCCGTAACGCAGGCTG containing:
- a CDS encoding HlyD family efflux transporter periplasmic adaptor subunit produces the protein MSAPLAQATRFRLRPDLICRPIQIGRTIRWVIRDPFRSKRKGERPADEQWMLDEEELAILQSFDGKRSVDEAYKHCRRLLAPSLLARDSFRHFVADADRHGWLDAGRDPGQLEVGGGKAAGWQPALRDAASRQAEAQQTSGWQSARRWGRRLGNPFAIRIPLIDPDPWLTWVVHRLTPFVRPYRRLLVAIAVGWLSLSGVVLVTHWERLWMGMQQTVLDFSTSWHWLGFVVLVSTAKVFHELAHAFACKAFGGRCNEMGIMLLFGIPCLYCDVSDAWLFRQPWKRMLVSGAGILAEIGISTVALLAWSLAMPGFPRDILCLLIVITSVNTLILNGNPLMRYDGYYLLSDAIGVPNLASRSRAGLQRRLRSLIWGIKALQQDDEQIPALELNDSRSLGMVGYALLSGLYRLVVFGGLAWFLLGQLGSIGAKLLAITSIFAICAFIGRRWLSAVLQAPINSQSKTPKWRPALMISSFCLAAAALGFVPLPNSIRGTASLQPIQQTEIIVTSEGQLNHVRSAETKIAKDELIAELTNWKASLKELQLEGEIAELRATLQGQRIHRVVQTEVPTSTLTLPTLETALRSKQQQLATLRTENERRQLVAPHAGRLVTSPLRHTTLNERTFSQISWSGHPTDPINRGAWMPTGTSLCRIVGDKGHRVEMQVPATDIGQVRVGQTARFQIFTGRTAQASVSNVASQPDQESGNYLVTLQLNSDNALMDVQPPMNASVKATIDGTPMSVWKRVTRWFASNFRLNQS